In Toxotes jaculatrix isolate fToxJac2 chromosome 20, fToxJac2.pri, whole genome shotgun sequence, the following proteins share a genomic window:
- the nell3 gene encoding uncharacterized protein nell3, protein MVLLTSVLLLLLSWMSLHNTARAVAEICRGTHCFGGETGDPRPCIGAHCPGGRSSRPPRQFNPTTQGRAVQTVGSQHHAYPSSPRAASEAYPAVQPLRGRHSDSSSGTRMRAPEVLPAGCTDADCAALVKQFQPTNDTRDCRGIECRLPLRIRPKARAKSCVGEGCPVGSEESVSSAASQLPPVHLSDRAAQFLGDFPEFGYPSSELGAAPLGVQLTCDIKPGENEVPSEDALILHLQLAKGQEKLVEALRAQQMVIRDLQQKLADQQEALLSQQREILEQQRRMYEQMDVVKAQYGLLSDTVKQVSFQGLQGELQSYFESHLAGLQSQARSHLQKSYAVHKMDMDSKVMDVVGEANLPQPLLGCPSPCGSEEFCDFQKDPPQCEKCTMCPPGFFLISQCSPTADRMCQDRDECLELPNICGERVKCLNTPGGFRCLGVSEREAVTGLCGHDYFYNQELQECQACSDCDGEPVTVPCTAISDAVCVQLSEIRLSQSWAANVAVPSARTSGANIFPGLQLNIRGKESSDLLSNTAGKVTFLQHGLVWLDHNFAIKHSCRNFLQVGMRLNGSQEEEGRDLSGVRIEQPDGKYFQGVSVSSGVEVEPNHTFTLLLKSPNQHCNQSKDLHMYDITAPSLSLLWLSHDTGAVAMTAQMSMLVHYQTNYRPTFRVTSVSDPYMISLTHDSRGVRFTESGVVKFILQQALYSMGHTCIREGFSLIAYTNRNGTGQEAVQAFKTGVNYRDTSITLSGAVSVDSGDTLSFEITSPSQCNIRYFGDSTGISMLSLIWIPSAVSSALTATVSRTGLPFGAVRNKLLLFQQISSDTPQVRLARSGEPNGRKNFIFHEKGTANIALNLKLIHSCNIVKLTLQRVGGPGQSGQAGPVAQQVSGSMPEGSEWASIGLRASFQVQNGTAVFVTLDCIRGRVNQITHEGGTNISVLWVAV, encoded by the exons ATGGTTTTACTAACATcagtgctgttgctgctgctctcttgGATGTCACTGCACAACACTGCTCGAGCTGTCGCAGAGATTTGCCGGGGGACGCATTGCTTCGGAGGGGAAACCGGCGATCCAAGACCGTGCATTGGAGCGCACTGTCCGGGAGGCAGATCCTCCAGACCGCCGCGGCAGTTTAACCCGACAACGCAGGGAAGAGCGGTGCAGACAGTCGGCAGCCAACACCACGCGTACCCGAGCTCTCCAAGAGCTGCGTCGGAAGCCTATCCGGCCGTGCAGCCGCTCCGCGGGCGGCACAGCGACAGCAGCAGCGGTACACGGATGAGAGCGCCTGAAGTTTTACCTGCAGGGTGCACCGATGCGGACTGCGCTGCTCTTGTGAAACAATTTCAGCCCACAAATGACACCCGAGATTGTAGAGGGATCGAGTGCAGACTGCCTCTGAGGATACGGCCAAAAGCGCGAGCAAAGTCCTGTGTGGGAGAGGGATGTCCGGTCGGTTCGGAGGAGAGCGTCTCCTCTGCCGCCAGCCAGCTTCCTCCTGTCCATCTGTCCGACAGAGCCGCGCAGTTTCTGGGCGATTTTCCGGAGTTTGGATATCCGTCGTCGGAACTTGGCGCTGCGCCTTTGGGTGTCCAGCTCACATGTGACATCAAGCCAG gTGAGAATGAAGTTCCCTCAGAAGATGCCCTCATTCTGCACCTCCAGCTGGCCAAGGGGCAGGAGAAGCTGGTGGAGGCCCTGCGAGCCCAGCAGATGGTCATTCGCGACCTGCAGCAGAAGCTTGCTGACCAACAGGAGGCGCTACTGTCCCAGCAGCGTGAAATCCTGGAGCAGCAGCGGCGCATGTATGAGCAGATGGACGTGGTGAAGGCGCAGTACGGCCTCCTCTCTGACACTGTCAAACAGGTCTCCTTCCAGGGCCTGCAGGGCGAGCTGCAGAGCTACTTTGAGAGCCACCTGGCGGGTCTGCAGAGCCAGGCCCGCAGCCACCTGCAGAAGTCCTACGCTGTCCACAAAATGGACATGGACTCAAAGGTAATGGATGTAGTCGGGGAGGCTAATCTTCCCCAACCTCTGCTGGGATGCCCTTCACCCTGTGGATCAGAGGAGTTCTGCGATTTTCAGAAGGACCCACCTCAGTGTGAAAAGTGCACCATGTGTCCACCAGGCTTCTTCCTGATCTCACAGTGCTCTCCTACTGCAGACAGAATGTGCCAG GACAGAGACGAATGCCTCGAATTACCAAACATTTGTGGAGAGCGAGTGAAGTGCCTTAACACTCCAG GAGGGTTCAGGTGTCTGGGAGTCTCTGAGAGAGAAGCAGTGACGGGCTTGTGTGGTCACGACTACTTCTACaatcaggagctgcaggagtgCCAGGCCTGTTCAGACTGTGATGGAGAGCCTGTCACTGTTCCCTGCACAGCCATCAGCGATGCAGTCTGCGTCCAGCTTTCAGAGATCCGGCTCTCCCAGTCTTGGGCGGCAAATGTGGCAGTCCCCTCTGCCAGGACCTCTGGCGCCAACATCTTCCCCGGGCTTCAGCTGAACAtcagagggaaggagagcagTGATCTACTGTCAAACACGGCGGGGAAGGTGACCTTCCTGCAGCATGGCCTGGTGTGGTTGGATCATAACTTtgcaataaaacacagctgcaggaaCTTCCTTCAGGTGGGGATGAGGCTCAACGGGAGCCAGGAAGAGGAGGGTCGAGACCTCAGTGGCGTTCGCATCGAACAGCCGGATGGGAAGTACTTTCAGGGAGTCAGCGTCAGCAGCGGGGTGGAGGTCGAGCCTAATCACAccttcactctgctgctgaagagcCCGAATCAACACTGCAACCAGAGCAAAGATCTTCATATGTATGATATCACCGCTCCCTCTTTAAGTCTGCTCTGGTTGTCTCATGATACGGGTGCGGTTGCAATGACAGCTCAGATGTCCATGTTGGTGCACTACCAGACCAACTATCGCCCAACTTTCCGTGTGACCTCAGTGTCTGACCCGTATATGATCAGCCTGACCCATGACAGCCGTGGCGTGCGCTTCACAGAGAGCGGTGTGGTAAAGTTTATCCTCCAGCAGGCACTGTACTCCATGGGCCACACCTGCATTCGAGAGGGTTTCTCGCTGATTGCTTATACTAACCGCAACGGGACCGGCCAGGAGGCAGTGCAGGCCTTCAAGACGGGCGTCAACTATAGGGACACATCCATCACGCTCTCTGGTGCGGTGAGCGTGGACAGCGGAGACACACTCAGCTTCGAGATCACATCTCCGTCCCAGTGCAACATCCGTTATTTCGGGGACAGCACTGGGATCAGCATGCTGAGCCTTATCTGGATTCCTTCAGCTGTGTCGTCAGCCTTGACTGCTACTGTGTCCAGGACCGGTCTTCCCTTTGGGGCAGTCAGGAATAAACTGCTGTTGTTCCAGCAGATCAGTTCAGACACCCCGCAGGTTCGTTTGGCCCGCTCAGGTGAGCCAAACGGCCGGAAGAACTTTATATTCCACGAGAAAGGGACAGCAAACATAGCCCTCAACCTGAAGCTGATCCACTCCTGTAATATAGTAAAACTCACTCTGCAGCGGGTGGGGGGTCCAGGTCAGAGCGGGCAGGCAGGTCCTGTGGCTCAGCAGGTATCTGGATCCATGCCTGAAGGGAGTGAGTGGGCCAGTATAGGGCTGAGGGCCTCATTTCAGGTCCAGAACGGCACAGCTGTGTTTGTTACTCTGGACTGCATCCGTGGACGAGTTAACCAGATAACACATGAGGGAGGCACTAACATTTCAGTCCTCTGGGTTGCAGTGTGA